In Chitinophaga nivalis, a single genomic region encodes these proteins:
- a CDS encoding outer membrane beta-barrel protein: MKIPHLLSAATLALAITGSVHAQDKSGVAPHSKFYLKVAGGYFFSVFPGQYPNVGPYPPQDLRTEFTPGRPLDTLSRKILTGSYGEGVRGGLTFGYNINKYLAVEGTFNYFSSRKNLMTRSLATVAGSGKVLGSVESNGHVNAIDFAPSLVVSPGYEKVNPYVRIGVVVPLWGHLTIETEATQLSAPPAGLPVPPGAMVLTNISRKEQIKPNPTIGVQGALGVAFTVSPRFGVFVEAEYRNVPVRSKEKEITAYTETNTLVNGATGATIQALPGRNLDNLSVAEKNTKYVTTLDKGSNTEVGKKGAQTLYKNNNEPSNDLKSYINVGGLGLNAGIKFRL, encoded by the coding sequence ATGAAAATTCCACACCTGCTCTCGGCAGCTACATTAGCACTGGCTATTACGGGATCTGTTCATGCCCAGGACAAATCCGGCGTTGCTCCCCATTCGAAATTCTATCTTAAAGTTGCCGGTGGTTATTTCTTTAGTGTTTTCCCCGGTCAGTACCCCAATGTAGGCCCATATCCGCCCCAGGACCTGCGTACAGAGTTTACCCCCGGCCGGCCGCTGGATACACTGAGCCGTAAGATCCTCACGGGTTCCTATGGCGAAGGTGTCAGAGGAGGTTTAACTTTTGGTTACAACATTAACAAATACCTGGCAGTGGAAGGAACCTTCAACTATTTCAGCAGCAGAAAGAACCTGATGACACGTAGTCTGGCTACAGTAGCAGGTTCAGGGAAAGTGCTGGGAAGTGTCGAATCCAACGGGCATGTGAATGCCATAGATTTTGCACCCAGCCTGGTAGTAAGTCCGGGATATGAAAAAGTAAATCCATATGTGCGTATTGGTGTAGTGGTACCTTTATGGGGCCACCTGACCATTGAAACGGAAGCTACGCAGTTATCTGCTCCTCCGGCTGGTTTGCCGGTGCCTCCGGGTGCGATGGTACTCACAAACATTTCCAGGAAAGAACAAATCAAACCTAATCCTACCATCGGTGTGCAGGGTGCATTGGGTGTTGCCTTCACGGTTTCTCCCCGCTTTGGCGTGTTTGTAGAAGCAGAGTACCGCAATGTGCCGGTGCGTAGTAAGGAGAAGGAAATCACGGCGTATACAGAAACCAATACCCTGGTTAATGGCGCCACCGGCGCTACTATTCAGGCATTGCCGGGCCGCAATCTGGACAACCTGAGTGTGGCGGAGAAAAACACGAAGTATGTGACTACACTGGATAAAGGTTCCAATACGGAAGTAGGAAAGAAAGGAGCCCAAACGTTATATAAAAATAATAATGAACCGTCCAACGATTTGAAATCCTATATCAATGTTGGAGGACTGGGGCTTAATGCCGGCATAAAATTCCGGCTGTAG
- a CDS encoding aldo/keto reductase — protein MEKRKLGRSALLVAPLAFGGNVFGWSANEATSFTLLDEFVAAGFNLIDTADVYSRWVPGNQGGESETIIGKWLQQRGNRDQVIIATKVGSNMVQGGDKNVTAPYIMKAVEDSLKRLQTDYIDLYQTHYDDEQTPVEETLEAYAALVKAGKVRVIGASNMSAARLQASLQASEQNGYPRYETLQPEYNLYDRARYEKTFAPLCEQYELGVINYYSLASGFLTGKYRSAEDISKSSARGETVLKYLNERGLRILAALDQVAAQYKSTPAAVSLAWLLTRPAVAAPIASATSTTQLQQLIQGVTLQLDTAAVALLDDASRY, from the coding sequence ATGGAAAAACGGAAACTGGGAAGATCCGCACTGCTGGTAGCTCCCCTCGCCTTTGGCGGGAATGTTTTTGGCTGGTCGGCCAATGAAGCCACTTCTTTTACACTGCTGGATGAATTCGTTGCAGCGGGTTTTAATCTGATAGATACGGCAGATGTTTACTCCCGTTGGGTACCTGGCAATCAGGGCGGAGAGTCTGAAACCATTATCGGAAAATGGCTGCAACAACGTGGTAACCGCGACCAGGTTATTATTGCCACTAAAGTAGGTTCCAATATGGTACAGGGAGGCGATAAAAATGTAACCGCTCCTTATATTATGAAGGCCGTAGAAGACTCTTTAAAGCGGTTGCAGACTGATTACATTGATTTGTATCAAACCCATTATGATGATGAGCAAACACCGGTGGAAGAAACCCTGGAAGCGTATGCTGCTCTGGTGAAAGCCGGTAAGGTACGCGTGATTGGCGCCTCCAATATGAGTGCAGCACGCCTACAGGCAAGCTTACAGGCCAGTGAGCAAAACGGGTATCCCCGTTACGAAACCCTCCAGCCGGAATATAATCTTTATGACCGGGCCAGATATGAAAAAACGTTTGCACCACTCTGCGAACAATATGAACTGGGCGTGATCAATTATTACTCGCTGGCCAGTGGTTTCCTCACAGGTAAATACCGCTCCGCGGAAGACATCAGTAAAAGCAGTGCACGGGGAGAAACGGTACTGAAATACCTGAATGAACGCGGGCTCCGTATACTGGCCGCATTGGATCAGGTAGCCGCGCAGTATAAAAGCACACCGGCAGCTGTATCCCTGGCATGGCTGCTCACGCGGCCAGCAGTAGCAGCGCCTATTGCCAGTGCTACCAGTACCACACAATTACAACAACTGATCCAGGGTGTCACCCTGCAGCTGGATACCGCTGCAGTCGCATTACTGGACGACGCCAGCCGGTACTAA